The Mycolicibacterium mageritense genome contains a region encoding:
- a CDS encoding 2-hydroxyacid dehydrogenase translates to MDRETVAVTPGPVRVLAHFIPGDQVLDFLAPHKDWLDVRFCAENDDKTFQRELPETEVLWHVLRPISGDDLQRALRLRLVHKMGAGVNTIDVDTATRLGILVANMPGANSASVAEGTILLMLATLRRLLELDQYTRAGEGWPADPTLGETVRDIGGCTVGLVGHGNVARRVEQIVTAMGADVVHTTTRDTGHPRWRSLPELLATSDIVSLHLPLTDATHGLLDRAALATMKPGSVIVNTARGPIIDEAALLDALGTGHIAAAGLDVFEVEPIPAGHPLLDLENVVLTPHVAWYTVDTMRRYLTAAVENCRRIRDGEPLGNVVNEVK, encoded by the coding sequence ATGGATCGCGAAACGGTGGCGGTGACCCCGGGCCCGGTCCGGGTGCTCGCACACTTCATCCCCGGTGACCAGGTGCTGGATTTTCTTGCCCCGCACAAAGATTGGCTCGACGTCCGGTTCTGCGCCGAGAACGACGACAAGACCTTCCAGCGTGAGCTGCCCGAAACCGAGGTGCTCTGGCACGTACTTCGGCCGATATCCGGCGACGACCTGCAGCGGGCCCTGCGCCTTCGGCTCGTGCACAAGATGGGCGCCGGGGTCAATACCATCGACGTGGACACCGCGACCCGGCTGGGCATCCTGGTGGCCAACATGCCGGGGGCCAATTCCGCGTCCGTGGCCGAGGGCACGATCCTGCTCATGCTCGCGACGTTGCGCCGGCTGCTCGAACTCGACCAGTACACGCGCGCGGGAGAGGGCTGGCCCGCCGATCCCACCCTGGGGGAGACGGTGCGTGACATCGGGGGCTGCACGGTCGGGTTGGTCGGCCACGGCAACGTCGCGCGCCGCGTCGAGCAGATCGTCACGGCCATGGGCGCCGACGTCGTGCACACCACCACCCGCGACACGGGTCACCCGCGCTGGCGCAGCCTGCCGGAACTGCTCGCGACCAGCGACATCGTGTCACTGCATCTCCCGCTCACCGATGCCACGCACGGCCTCCTGGACCGAGCGGCACTCGCGACGATGAAACCGGGATCGGTGATCGTCAACACCGCGCGCGGTCCGATCATCGACGAGGCGGCGCTGCTCGACGCACTCGGAACCGGACACATCGCGGCGGCCGGGCTGGACGTGTTCGAGGTCGAGCCGATCCCGGCCGGGCACCCGCTGCTCGACCTGGAGAACGTCGTGCTCACGCCGCACGTGGCCTGGTACACCGTGGACACCATGCGTCGTTATCTCACCGCGGCAGTGGAGAACTGCCGACGGATCCGCGACGGGGAACCGCTCGGGAACGTAGTAAACGAAGTTAAATAG